A stretch of Synechococcus sp. WH 8020 DNA encodes these proteins:
- a CDS encoding TIGR03894 family protein codes for MADKELLKEVGMELWGSVKKLRPGLPRESRLELTLKALMVIGDLSDQVQAAVVVGLIAEQEPPENEPEGQDVTTSADCEPDVEQTPDGRRVVRRRSRAAG; via the coding sequence ATGGCAGACAAAGAGCTACTCAAAGAAGTTGGAATGGAGTTATGGGGTTCTGTCAAGAAGCTCCGTCCAGGTTTGCCTCGCGAATCTCGATTGGAGCTCACCCTCAAGGCTCTGATGGTGATTGGCGATCTGTCCGATCAGGTTCAGGCTGCGGTTGTTGTGGGTCTCATTGCTGAGCAAGAACCGCCTGAGAATGAACCAGAGGGTCAAGATGTCACAACCAGTGCTGACTGCGAGCCTGATGTGGAGCAGACACCTGATGGTCGCCGAGTGGTGCGTCGTCGATCACGTGCTGCTGGTTGA
- a CDS encoding prohibitin family protein produces the protein MQTPSQMRSVTPGGPEGGLVAILGLVLAALLLLAQALFVVPAGQVAVVTTLGKVSGAPRQPGLNAKIPLVQQVWPFSIRTQVRPENFATLTKDLQVIEATATIKYALRADQAGRAYSTIASSDRDVYPRIIQPSLLKALKSVFSQYELVTIASEWNDISTLVAETVADELDQFDYVKVLGLDLTGLEIAEEYRAAIEQKQIAEQQLLRAQTEVKIAEQEALRYDTLNQSLDDRVLYKLFLDKWDGMTQVVPGLPGTNGGAPSVIVSSKK, from the coding sequence ATGCAGACCCCATCCCAAATGCGTTCGGTGACCCCAGGAGGGCCTGAGGGAGGGCTGGTCGCAATCCTTGGTCTCGTCTTAGCTGCTTTGCTTTTGCTTGCTCAGGCCTTGTTTGTTGTGCCAGCTGGTCAAGTTGCAGTTGTAACGACACTGGGCAAGGTCAGTGGTGCTCCTCGCCAGCCTGGATTAAATGCCAAGATCCCACTTGTTCAGCAGGTTTGGCCTTTCAGTATCCGTACGCAGGTACGGCCTGAAAACTTTGCGACTTTGACGAAGGATCTGCAGGTGATTGAGGCTACGGCCACCATCAAATATGCACTGAGAGCTGATCAAGCTGGTCGTGCTTACAGCACGATCGCCAGCAGTGATCGCGATGTCTATCCAAGAATTATTCAGCCTTCGTTGTTGAAAGCACTTAAGTCTGTTTTTTCTCAGTATGAACTGGTCACAATCGCCTCCGAATGGAATGATATTTCAACTCTCGTTGCTGAGACAGTTGCCGATGAGCTTGACCAATTTGACTATGTAAAAGTGCTAGGCCTAGATCTCACTGGTTTGGAAATCGCTGAAGAGTATCGGGCAGCAATTGAGCAGAAACAGATTGCTGAGCAGCAACTTCTCAGAGCTCAAACTGAGGTGAAAATTGCTGAGCAAGAGGCTTTACGCTACGACACCTTGAACCAAAGCCTTGATGATCGTGTTTTGTACAAACTATTTCTTGATAAGTGGGATGGGATGACCCAGGTCGTTCCTGGATTGCCAGGAACCAATGGTGGTGCCCCTTCGGTGATCGTTAGTTCTAAGAAATAA
- a CDS encoding orange carotenoid protein N-terminal domain-containing protein: MFTIDKAAQIFPDTRTADAVPAITARYKLLSAEDQLALIWFAYLEMGRTITVAAPGAARMAIAQPTLNEIMGMSFSEQSRVMCDLAGKVDAPISKRYAFWSINVKLGFWYELGELMRQGKVAPIPAGYTLSANANAVLESVKKVEQGQQISILRNFVVDMGFDPDSDDSAIVSEPIVDPTPTEAREKVFIPGVLNQTVLDYMELLNSNDFDELIQLFLSDGALQPPFQRPIVGTEAILRFFKRDCQNLKLLPKGGYGEPTDGGFNQIKVTGQVQTPWFGGEVGMNVAWRFLLDENDKIYFVAIDLLASPAELLKLGKS; this comes from the coding sequence ATGTTCACGATCGATAAGGCCGCTCAGATATTCCCCGACACACGCACTGCGGATGCCGTTCCAGCGATTACCGCCCGCTACAAGTTATTGAGTGCAGAGGATCAACTCGCACTCATCTGGTTTGCCTATTTAGAGATGGGTCGCACGATCACTGTTGCAGCTCCAGGCGCTGCACGAATGGCGATCGCACAGCCAACCCTGAATGAAATTATGGGGATGAGCTTCAGCGAGCAAAGCCGTGTGATGTGCGACTTGGCAGGAAAAGTTGATGCTCCCATATCAAAGCGTTATGCCTTCTGGTCGATCAACGTGAAGCTGGGGTTCTGGTACGAACTCGGCGAGCTAATGCGTCAAGGAAAAGTTGCACCGATTCCTGCAGGCTATACGTTGTCAGCCAATGCAAACGCTGTTCTTGAATCAGTCAAGAAAGTTGAGCAGGGGCAGCAAATCAGTATCTTGCGTAACTTTGTTGTTGACATGGGTTTTGACCCCGACAGCGACGATTCAGCCATTGTTTCTGAACCGATTGTTGATCCAACACCTACAGAAGCTCGCGAAAAAGTTTTCATTCCTGGTGTATTGAATCAAACGGTTCTGGACTATATGGAATTGCTTAATTCCAATGATTTTGATGAATTAATTCAATTGTTCTTATCGGATGGTGCTCTTCAACCGCCCTTCCAAAGACCCATCGTCGGAACAGAAGCTATTCTTAGATTCTTCAAGCGCGATTGTCAGAATCTCAAGCTTTTGCCTAAGGGCGGTTATGGCGAACCCACAGATGGCGGTTTCAACCAAATCAAAGTGACTGGACAAGTTCAAACACCTTGGTTTGGAGGAGAAGTTGGCATGAATGTTGCCTGGCGTTTCCTTCTCGATGAGAACGACAAGATCTATTTCGTTGCTATCGACCTCCTCGCCTCACCAGCTGAACTTCTGAAACTTGGCAAAAGCTGA
- a CDS encoding fatty acid desaturase, whose product MITAIWFITLVSCLSTNLESLKLAALIALVLLRSFIQTGLFIIGHDAMHENLAPKRPKLNHCIGSTALFLYAGLNYRLCKRNHILHHLKAETESDPDYQGHPNHSVLRWFWDFMSRYLNTRTLTILVTYWMTLVILIPSRHEQAVLSVAVFCILPLILSALQLFFVGTWFPHHLNKKDPNRQTPRSLRIHPLLSFAACYHFGYHREHHLSPSTPWFDLPRLRQRSPLSQTA is encoded by the coding sequence ATGATTACAGCGATTTGGTTCATCACACTTGTGAGTTGCCTTTCGACAAATCTGGAGTCTTTGAAGCTTGCAGCATTAATCGCACTCGTTTTGTTGAGATCTTTTATTCAAACGGGGTTATTCATCATTGGCCACGATGCCATGCATGAAAACCTCGCACCAAAAAGACCCAAGCTCAATCATTGTATCGGATCTACTGCTCTCTTTCTTTATGCAGGTCTCAATTATCGGCTCTGCAAAAGGAATCATATTCTTCACCATTTAAAGGCAGAGACAGAAAGCGATCCTGATTACCAAGGCCATCCAAATCATTCCGTATTGCGCTGGTTTTGGGACTTCATGAGCCGATACTTGAATACCAGAACCCTCACGATTCTGGTGACGTACTGGATGACTCTCGTCATCCTTATCCCTTCAAGGCATGAACAAGCAGTTTTATCCGTTGCTGTGTTCTGCATCCTCCCTTTGATCCTCAGCGCTCTGCAACTTTTTTTTGTTGGCACCTGGTTTCCCCACCATCTCAACAAAAAGGATCCCAATCGTCAGACACCGAGAAGCTTGAGGATTCATCCATTGCTCTCGTTCGCAGCTTGCTATCACTTTGGATATCATCGCGAACACCACCTGTCACCGTCCACCCCCTGGTTTGATCTTCCGCGTTTACGTCAACGATCCCCATTGAGTCAGACGGCCTGA
- a CDS encoding sulfite exporter TauE/SafE family protein, with amino-acid sequence MPWWDIPILIGLGLFAGGLAGLLGIGGGLIFAPVLLWLNLPPHQALATSSFAIVPTALAGTIVHLQSGRLPARSAFAIGLAGFGSALLFGGLGGLAAGWMLLAMQTAVYVLLAFTINEQPEAEPDPNAETVTDIDSEKMEKKEMNEPPCSDTDETSAPLLAGVGCIAGWTAGMLGLGGGLVLVPLMSGPFAVPIHRAIRLSTVAVLCSASAASLQFLHEGRGIPWMGLTLGSVAALTAQWTARRLDLFDSSVLVRCLRGLAIVLAIDSSRRAIQLVLN; translated from the coding sequence GTGCCCTGGTGGGATATCCCGATCCTGATCGGCCTTGGCCTCTTTGCGGGGGGGTTAGCTGGATTATTAGGAATCGGCGGCGGCCTGATTTTTGCGCCGGTTCTGCTCTGGCTAAACCTGCCTCCTCATCAAGCCCTTGCCACCAGCAGCTTTGCGATTGTCCCGACCGCTTTAGCCGGGACAATCGTGCATCTTCAAAGTGGACGCTTGCCTGCACGCTCAGCCTTCGCCATCGGCTTAGCAGGATTCGGATCAGCACTTTTATTTGGAGGACTCGGTGGCCTTGCCGCTGGATGGATGTTGCTCGCCATGCAGACAGCTGTGTATGTGTTGCTGGCTTTCACCATCAACGAACAGCCAGAGGCTGAGCCAGATCCAAATGCAGAAACAGTTACAGATATCGATTCAGAAAAAATGGAAAAGAAAGAAATGAACGAGCCACCCTGCTCAGACACAGACGAAACCTCCGCTCCACTGCTGGCTGGTGTGGGCTGCATCGCGGGCTGGACGGCAGGCATGCTGGGTCTCGGAGGAGGACTTGTGCTCGTACCACTGATGAGTGGGCCTTTCGCAGTCCCGATTCATCGAGCCATTCGACTCAGCACAGTGGCAGTGCTGTGCTCAGCGAGTGCGGCGTCGCTGCAATTTCTGCACGAAGGTCGGGGTATTCCCTGGATGGGACTCACGCTGGGAAGCGTGGCGGCACTAACCGCCCAATGGACCGCAAGGCGCCTCGATCTTTTCGATTCTTCAGTGTTGGTTCGTTGTCTGCGGGGACTAGCCATCGTGTTGGCCATCGACAGCAGTCGACGCGCCATTCAACTTGTCCTCAATTGA
- a CDS encoding SOS response-associated peptidase: MCGRFALKADALQLPEAIRERMSDVHLSRYAPRELIRPSEPVLGLRQEEGKTEAALMLWGLIPSWAKDPSAGPRPINARSETVAEKSSFKAAWRHRRCLIPATGFFEKNYFVCRRDQRSFWIAGLWERWLGSDGSELDTCTILTTAPNALIQPLHDRMPVLIPDGLEEAWLARADGYELRALEPLLMGWDPQGWMVEPIQRAGNEPFPTSIQGSLFEITSP, encoded by the coding sequence TCCGGAGGCCATTCGGGAGCGAATGTCTGATGTGCATTTGTCGCGCTATGCGCCTCGGGAGCTCATTCGCCCTTCGGAACCTGTGTTGGGATTGCGTCAAGAGGAGGGCAAGACCGAGGCAGCTCTGATGCTGTGGGGCTTGATTCCCTCTTGGGCGAAAGACCCTTCTGCTGGCCCTAGACCCATCAACGCTCGCTCAGAAACGGTTGCAGAGAAGTCAAGTTTCAAAGCTGCTTGGCGTCATCGGCGATGTTTGATCCCAGCCACAGGATTTTTCGAGAAAAACTACTTTGTCTGCCGTCGAGATCAACGTTCCTTTTGGATCGCTGGGTTATGGGAACGCTGGCTTGGCTCAGATGGGAGTGAACTGGATACCTGCACGATTCTCACCACTGCGCCGAATGCTCTCATTCAGCCGCTCCATGATCGAATGCCTGTGTTGATTCCGGATGGTCTGGAAGAGGCCTGGCTAGCAAGAGCTGATGGGTATGAGCTTCGGGCCTTAGAGCCACTCCTCATGGGTTGGGATCCTCAAGGTTGGATGGTGGAACCGATTCAACGGGCAGGAAACGAACCCTTCCCAACGTCCATCCAGGGCTCACTATTTGAGATCACCTCTCCTTGA